A window from Anomalospiza imberbis isolate Cuckoo-Finch-1a 21T00152 chromosome 8, ASM3175350v1, whole genome shotgun sequence encodes these proteins:
- the LGI1 gene encoding leucine-rich glioma-inactivated protein 1 isoform X1, protein MGNASRPFRRIAYFLCLLSVLLLTEGKKPVKPKCPAWCTCTKDNALCENARSIPRSVPPDVISLSFVRSAFTKIPEGSFLLTPSLQLLLFTSNTFDVISDDAFMGLPHLEYLFIENNNIKSISRNTFRGLKSLIHLSLANNNLQSLPKDIFKGLDSLTNVDLRGNAFNCDCKLKWLVEWLGSTNATVEDIYCESPPEYKKRKINSLSPKEFDCIITEFEVYQSLPYQSLSVDTFSYMNDEHVVIAQPFTGKCIFLEWDHVEVMFRNYDNITGTSTVVCKPIVIESQLYVIVAQLFGGSHIYKRDIFANKFIKIQDIEILKIRKPNDIETFRIAEDWYFVVADSSKAGFTTVYKWNGNGFYSHQSLHAWYRDTDVEYLEISGKPHLILSSSSQRPVIYQWNKGTNEFVKRFDIQDMEDAYAVKHFKVKEDVYICLTRFIGDSKVMKWGGSAFLDLQRMPSRGSMVFQPLQINNYQYAILGSDYSFTQVYYWDAEKAKFVKFQELNVQAPRSFIHVSIDKRDFLFASSFKGTTLIYKHVIVDLSA, encoded by the exons ATGGGAAATGCCAGCAGACCCTTTAGAAGAATTGCTTATTTCTTATGCCTTTTATCTGTGCTTTTGCTGACTGAAGGGAAGAAACCAGTGAAGCCAAAATGTCCTGCCTGGTGTACTTGTACCAAAGATAATGCTTTATGTGAAAATGCCAGATCTATTCCTCGCAGCGTTCCGCCTGATGTTATCTCACT aTCCTTTGTGAGATCTGCTTTTACTAAAATCCCAGAAGGGAGTTTTTTGCTCACACCATCTCTGCAGCTTCT GTTGTTTACGTCCAACACTTTTGATGTTATTAGTGATGATGCTTTCATGGGCCTTCCTCATCTAGAATATTT GTTCATAGAGAACAACAACATTAAGTCCATTTCAAGAAATACTTTCAGAGGACTGAAATCTTTAATTCACCT GAGTCTTGCAAATAATAATCTCCAGTCACTTCCAAAAGACATATTTAAAGGCTTGGATTCTTTAACAAATGT AGATCTTAGAGGCAATGCATTTAATTGTGACTGCAAACTGAAGTGGTTAGTGGAGTGGCTGGGCAGCACCAATGCAACTGTTGAAGACATTTACTGTGAAAGCCCGCCAGAATATAAGAAGCGCAAAATCAATAGCCTCTCTCCAAAAGAGTTTGATTGCATTATTACAG AATTTGAAGTTTATCAGTCCCTGCCATACCAGTCTCTGTCAGTAGATACTTTCTCATATATGAATGATGAACATGTGGTTATTGCTCAGCCTTTTACTGGAAAATGCATCTTTCTTGAATGGGACCATGTGGAAGTAATGTTCAGGAATTATGACAACATTACAG GTACTTCAACTGTTGTGTGTAAACCTATAGTTATTGAGAGTCAGCTGTATGTCATTGTCGCACAGCTGTTTGGAGGCTCCCACATATATAAAAGAGATATTTTTGCTAATAAGTTTATAAAAATACAGGATATTGAAATCCTTAAAATCCGAAAACCCAATGACATTGAAACTTTCAGGATTGCTGAAGACTGGTATTTTGTTGTTGCAGACAGTTCAAAGGCTGGTTTCACCACGGTTTACAagtggaatgggaatggatttTATTCCCATCAGTCTCTGCACGCCTGGTACAGAGATACTGATGTGGAGTATCTTGAAATATCTGGCAAACCACATTTAATTCTGTCAAGTAGTTCGCAAAGACCTGTAATATATCAATGGAACAAAGGAACAAATGAATTTGTTAAGCGGTTTGATATTCAAGATATGGAAGATGCATATGCAGTGAAGCATTTCAAGGTGAAAGAGGATGTATACATTTGCTTAACAAGATTTATTGGGGACTCTAAAGTAATGAAATGGGGTGGTTCAGCATTTCTGGATTTACAAAGGATGCCATCCCGAGGGTCAATGGTATTCCAGCCACTTCAGATAAATAATTATCAATATGCCATTCTTGGAAGTGATTATTCTTTCACTCAAGTCTATTATTGGGATGCGGAAAAGGCAAAATTTGTGAAGTTTCAAGAATTAAACGTGCAGGCACCGAGATCTTTCATACATGTCTCCATCGATAAACGAGATTTTCTCTTTGCTTCAAGTTTTAAGGGAACTACATTGATTTATAAACATGTCATAGTTGACTTAAGCGCATGA
- the SLC35G1 gene encoding solute carrier family 35 member G1 — protein MVLCQGGEGDAAPAAGGQEPEVPPGREDGPGAVQPCPCPYPAPGVEAAGAEERRACGCCSGMSWPFCCEAPGTKKKAACPGLGLFYTILSAFLFSVASLFLKKIEDVHSVEVSAFRCVFQMAFVLPGLIYYKTGFLGPKGKRIFLFLRGFLGSTAMVLLYYAYQVMPLADATVITFTSPVFTSLLAWIFLKEKYSLWDLLFTLFAVTGVILIARPPFLFGSHVTGIEGSYSDHLKGTIAAIASTLSAASTIVILRKVGKSVHYFLSIWYYAVIGLIGCVIALFVLNEWRLPHCGRDRVFLILIGLLGLGGQVFLTKALQIEKAGPVSIMRTMDVVFAFILQVLFLNHLPTWWTVGGALCVVASSSGTAIRKWRHSVKKAKQREI, from the exons ATGGTGCTGTGTCAGGGCGGAGAGGGCGACGCTGCTCCGGCAGCGGGCGGGCAGGAGCCGGAGGTGCCGCCGGGCCGGGAGGACGGGCCGGGCGCGGTGCAGCCGTGCCCGTGCCCGTACCCGGCGCCCGGCGTCGAGGCGGCGGGTGCCGAGGAGCGCCGCGCTTGTGGCTGCTGCTCGGGCATGTCCTGGCCGTTCTGCTGCGAGGCACCTG GGACAAAGAAGAAAGCTGCGTGCCCAGGACTTGGTCTGTTTTATACCATACTGTCTGCCTTCCTTTTCTCAGTGGCctctttatttcttaaaaaaatagaagatgTTCATTCAGTGGAAGTGAGTGCGTTTCGATGTGTTTTCCAAATGGCATTTGTTCTTCCTGGTTTAATATACTACAA aacaGGGTTTTTGGGACCAAAAGgtaaaagaatttttcttttcttacgAGGATTCCTTGGCTCTACTGCAATGGTTCTTCTCTACTACGCTTACCAAGTCATGCCACTAGCTGATGCCACTGTTATAACTTTTACCAGTCCTGTTTTTACATCATTGCTGGCATGGATCTTTCTCAAAGAGAAATACAGCCTTTGGGATCTCCTGTTTACTCTCTTTGCAGTCACTGGAGTGATTCTTATTGCCAGACCACCATTTCTGTTTGGCTCACATGTTACAGGGATTGAAGGAAGTTACTCAGATCACCTTAAAGGAACTATAGCAGCGATTGCGAGCACGTTATCCGCAGCTTCGACTATTGTTATACTAAGGAAGGTGGGAAAATCTGTGCATTATTTTTTGTCAATTTGGTATTATGCAGTCATTGGATTAATTGGATGTGTTATAgcattgtttgttttgaatgAATGGCGTTTACCACATTGTGGTAGAGATAGGGTTTTTCTCATATTAATAGGCTTGTTAGGGTTGGGGGGTCAGGTATTTCTCACAAAAGCACTACAGATAGAGAAAGCTGGACCTGTATCAATAATGAGAACAATGGATGTGgtctttgcttttattttacaaGTTCTTTTTCTCAATCATCTACCAACTTGGTGGACTGTGGGTGGTGCCCTTTGTGTAGTAGCCAGTAGTTCCGGAACTGCCATTCGGAAGTGGAGACACAGTGTGAAAAAAGCTAAACAGAGGGAAATCTAA
- the LGI1 gene encoding leucine-rich glioma-inactivated protein 1 isoform X2, with amino-acid sequence MGLPHLEYLFIENNNIKSISRNTFRGLKSLIHLSLANNNLQSLPKDIFKGLDSLTNVDLRGNAFNCDCKLKWLVEWLGSTNATVEDIYCESPPEYKKRKINSLSPKEFDCIITEFEVYQSLPYQSLSVDTFSYMNDEHVVIAQPFTGKCIFLEWDHVEVMFRNYDNITGTSTVVCKPIVIESQLYVIVAQLFGGSHIYKRDIFANKFIKIQDIEILKIRKPNDIETFRIAEDWYFVVADSSKAGFTTVYKWNGNGFYSHQSLHAWYRDTDVEYLEISGKPHLILSSSSQRPVIYQWNKGTNEFVKRFDIQDMEDAYAVKHFKVKEDVYICLTRFIGDSKVMKWGGSAFLDLQRMPSRGSMVFQPLQINNYQYAILGSDYSFTQVYYWDAEKAKFVKFQELNVQAPRSFIHVSIDKRDFLFASSFKGTTLIYKHVIVDLSA; translated from the exons ATGGGCCTTCCTCATCTAGAATATTT GTTCATAGAGAACAACAACATTAAGTCCATTTCAAGAAATACTTTCAGAGGACTGAAATCTTTAATTCACCT GAGTCTTGCAAATAATAATCTCCAGTCACTTCCAAAAGACATATTTAAAGGCTTGGATTCTTTAACAAATGT AGATCTTAGAGGCAATGCATTTAATTGTGACTGCAAACTGAAGTGGTTAGTGGAGTGGCTGGGCAGCACCAATGCAACTGTTGAAGACATTTACTGTGAAAGCCCGCCAGAATATAAGAAGCGCAAAATCAATAGCCTCTCTCCAAAAGAGTTTGATTGCATTATTACAG AATTTGAAGTTTATCAGTCCCTGCCATACCAGTCTCTGTCAGTAGATACTTTCTCATATATGAATGATGAACATGTGGTTATTGCTCAGCCTTTTACTGGAAAATGCATCTTTCTTGAATGGGACCATGTGGAAGTAATGTTCAGGAATTATGACAACATTACAG GTACTTCAACTGTTGTGTGTAAACCTATAGTTATTGAGAGTCAGCTGTATGTCATTGTCGCACAGCTGTTTGGAGGCTCCCACATATATAAAAGAGATATTTTTGCTAATAAGTTTATAAAAATACAGGATATTGAAATCCTTAAAATCCGAAAACCCAATGACATTGAAACTTTCAGGATTGCTGAAGACTGGTATTTTGTTGTTGCAGACAGTTCAAAGGCTGGTTTCACCACGGTTTACAagtggaatgggaatggatttTATTCCCATCAGTCTCTGCACGCCTGGTACAGAGATACTGATGTGGAGTATCTTGAAATATCTGGCAAACCACATTTAATTCTGTCAAGTAGTTCGCAAAGACCTGTAATATATCAATGGAACAAAGGAACAAATGAATTTGTTAAGCGGTTTGATATTCAAGATATGGAAGATGCATATGCAGTGAAGCATTTCAAGGTGAAAGAGGATGTATACATTTGCTTAACAAGATTTATTGGGGACTCTAAAGTAATGAAATGGGGTGGTTCAGCATTTCTGGATTTACAAAGGATGCCATCCCGAGGGTCAATGGTATTCCAGCCACTTCAGATAAATAATTATCAATATGCCATTCTTGGAAGTGATTATTCTTTCACTCAAGTCTATTATTGGGATGCGGAAAAGGCAAAATTTGTGAAGTTTCAAGAATTAAACGTGCAGGCACCGAGATCTTTCATACATGTCTCCATCGATAAACGAGATTTTCTCTTTGCTTCAAGTTTTAAGGGAACTACATTGATTTATAAACATGTCATAGTTGACTTAAGCGCATGA